In the Gossypium raimondii isolate GPD5lz chromosome 9, ASM2569854v1, whole genome shotgun sequence genome, one interval contains:
- the LOC105800560 gene encoding leucine-rich repeat extensin-like protein 3 produces MFTAPSFLKILPLFSFKSTTVKLPILPTTTKLSPPSSRRLRLLAESSFGVPREIVSGPKYRPLSVSPSPPEIPKTPEVDPSDAPLEFTTGDPPPLGRPGPDPGPDFPKPPLGPPPVDPEVVPLPPPGQKPPPEVDPPPSTPPGNVPPPSIPPEIPTPSIPPDIPPPKSPDIPSPKGLQLWQSMQILKESYASSKLNRVVLSPAKNAFLSYESFHFSSNVKIPTNMKYQ; encoded by the exons ATGTTCACTGCACCCAGTTTCTTGAAAATCcttcctttgttttctttcaaatcaACCACAGTTAAATTACCCATCTTGCCAACAACCACAAAATTATCGCCGCCGTCATCGCGGCGGCTACGCCTATTAGCTGAAAGTTCTTTTGGTGTCCCAAGGGAGATTGTTTCGGGTCCAAAGTATAGGCCTCTTTCAGTTTCGCCATCGCCACCGGAGATTCCAAAAACTCCTGAAGTTGACCCTTCCGATGCCCCATTAGAATTCACCACCGGTGACCCTCCGCCACTTGGTCGTCCCGGGCCTGACCCTGGTCCCGATTTTCCAAAGCCTCCATTGGGGCCTCCTCCAGTTGATCCAGAAGTAGTTCCTCTCCCACCACCCGGTCAAAAGCCACCGCCTGAAGTGGATCCGCCGCCTTCAACACCTCCGGGTAATGTGCCGCCACCGTCTATACCGCCGGAAATTCCAACACCGAGCATCCCTCCTGATATTCCACCACCTAAAAGTCCTGATATTCCATCACCGAAAG GCCTTCAACTTTGGCAGTCAATGCAGATATTGAAAGAATCGTATGCATCTTCAAAACTCAATCGTGTTGTCCTCAGTCCAGCTAAAAATgcatttctttcatatgaatcatttcatttttcttccaaTGTAAAAATACCtacaaacatgaaatatcaataa
- the LOC105800561 gene encoding uncharacterized protein LOC105800561 codes for MGAFISKFWFMLFPAKEYKIVVVGLDNAGKTTTLYKLHLGEVVTTHPTVGSNVEELVYKNIRFEVWDLGGQDRLRTSWATYYRGTHAVIVVIDSVDRARITIMKEELFRLLAHEDLQHSVILVFANKQDLKDAMTPAEITDALSLHSIKNHDWHIQACSALTGDGLYDGLGWIAQHVTGKAPS; via the exons ATGGGAGCTTTCATATCGAAGTTCTGGTTCATGTTATTTCCCGCAAAGGAATATAAGATTGTGGTGGTTGGGTTAGATAATGCTGGCAAAACGACGACGCTTTACAAGCTTCACCTTGGTGAGGTTGTTACTACCCATCCTACTGTTGGCAGCAACGTTGAAGAGCTTGTTTATAAAAACATCCGTTTCGAg GTATGGGACCTTGGTGGGCAAGACCGACTACGGACATCGTGGGCAACATACTATCGTGGAACTCATGCTGTTATCGTGGTGATAGACAGTGTGGATAGGGCGAGAATCACCATTATGAAAGAGGAGCTCTTCAGGTTGCTCGCACACGAGGACCTACAACATTCTGTTATACTCGTCTTTGCAAATAAACAAGACCTAAAGGATGCAATGACCCCAGCTGAGATCACCGATGCCCTTTCGCTTCACAGCATAAAAAATCACGATTGGCACATCCAAGCCTGCTCCGCACTTACAGGAGATGGACTGTACGATGGTCTTGGGTGGATCGCCCAGCACGTTACCGGAAAAGCACCAAGCTGA
- the LOC105800562 gene encoding guanine nucleotide-binding protein subunit gamma 2 has product MQSGRSQSMVGRIDTRGKHRIQAELKRLDQEARFLEEELEHLEKMEKASTACKEMLSKVESTPDPLLPITNGPLNLTWDRWFEGPQESQGCKCWIL; this is encoded by the exons ATGCAGTCGGGTCGATCACAATCCATGGTGGGTCGGATTGATACCAGAGGGAAACATAGGATACAAGCTGAACTCAAAAGGCTAGACCAAGAAGCTAGATTCTTAGAG GAAGAGCTGGAGCACTTGGAAAAGATGGAGAAGGCATCAACTGCATGCAAAGA GATGCTGAGTAAAGTGGAAAGTACACCTGATCCACTCCTTCCAAT CACAAATGGTCCTCTAAATCTCACGTGGGATAGATGGTTTGAAGGTCCCCAGGAATCTCAAGGCTGCAAATGTTGGATACTGTGA